One genomic window of Antricoccus suffuscus includes the following:
- a CDS encoding 50S ribosomal protein bL37 codes for MSKRGRKRRSRKKSGANHGKRPNA; via the coding sequence ATGAGCAAGCGCGGACGCAAGCGTCGCAGCCGTAAGAAGAGCGGCGCCAACCACGGCAAGCGCCCCAACGCGTAG